CAGACGCAGGCGAGCAGGATCGGCCACTCACGCGCGGTGAGCGCCGCGGCAGAGATCGGACCGGGGATGCCGATAACGAAGTACAGCGCCACCCAACTCGCGGCACCGAGCAGCGCCAGCTCGCGCGGGCTGCGCGGAACGGCGAAGAGCATGAGTGTTTCATAGAGTGCCGTCGTCTGCGGCACCGCGGCCAGCGCCAGGAGGAGCCGAGCTTCTGGGCGGCGCCAGCGCACCAATGCTGCGAGCAGCAGAAAGCCACCGGGCCGCGCGAGCGGAATCACCGAGATCGTGCCCGAGAGTGAATGGAGCCAGGCGCGCGGCCACGCGGGCATGATGGCCAGGCTGGCCGCGAGCAGCAGCAACCCGCCGATCACCGCGCCGCGATTGGGCCGCGCAATGAACGCCGCAAGCCCGATCGTGGGCTTGGCGATCCAGAGCCCCGAGATCGCGGGCAGGAAGAGCGCGGCCAGGCAGAGCGGCGTCCACTGGCCAGCCGCGAGCGCGAACACCGCGCTGCCGCTCGCGAGCGTCAGCAGGCGCCAGCGCTCGCGCGAAAGCGCGAAGCAGAGGACGGCCGCCGACAGGCCGATCCAGGCGGCGCGTGCGATTGGGAGCGCAAACGATGCGAGCGGGAGCGCGAGCAGGACGGCGGGCAGCGGGTAAAACAGATGGAACGGCCACCACGCGTTCGGAAACAGGCGATATGGGTCGGTGCCGGCGGCGAGCGCGCGCGCCGCGGCGTGGAACTGGTCGAAGTCGGCGGCGCGATCGATGCCCGACCATCCGACCATGCGATGCGGCCCGCGACGCCGCCGACCAGAACGGCGATGGCCACGCGGACCGCGAGCTGCCGCGACACGCGGAAGGCCGCGCTAGCGCGAGCGACCGAGGCCGATGTAGCCAATTGCCTCAGCGACCAGCTCGGGCGGCGGCGCCGCGGTCCATGCATCGCCCGGATGCATGGCGCCAAGTCGAGTGGGGAGCGCAAAGCGCACGACGGAGGCGCGGTTCTTCTTGTCGGCGCTCATCGCGGCAAGCACGCGCTCGGGCGCGAGCGGCGGATCGAGCCACACCGGAAGCTCGAGCCGGGCGAGGAGCGCCGCCACGCCCTGGGCGAGGCCATCGTCGGCAATCCCCAGAGCCTCCGCGAGCCGGCACTCGGCCACGAGGCCGAGCGCCACGGCCTCGCCGTGCGGGAGTGCGTAATCGGAGGCGTGCTCCAGACCGTGCGCCACGGTGTGGCCCGCGTTGAGGATCGCACGCCGCCCCGCCTCCCGCTCATCCTCGCCCACGACCGCCGCCTTGATCTCGACACTCCGCCGGACCAACTCGGTGAGTGTGCCGAGCTCGCGCGCCATGATCCGCTCGGCCGATCGATCGATCCACTCGAAATACTCGCGGTCGGCGATGAGCCCGTGCTTCACCGCCTCGGCGAGCCCCGCGCGGAATTCGCGCGCGCCGAGCGTGAGCAGCGTGCGCGGATCGGCGACAACGGCGGCCGGTGGGTGGAACGCGCCGATGAGATTCTTGCCGTGCGGCGTGTCGACGCCCGTCTTGCCGCCGACCGACGCATCCACCATGGCGAGGAGTGTCGTTGGGGCCTGCATGCACGGCACGCCGCGCAGGTACGTCGCGGCGACGAAGCCAGCGAGGTCGCCGATCACACCACCGCCGAGCGCCACGACGGCGCTGTCGCGCCCGAGGCCGCGCTGGAGCATCGCGTCGGACAACTCTGCCCACGCCGCTCGGCTCTTGGATGCCTCGCCGGCCGGCACGCACAGCTCGGCCGCAAAGACCGGGAGCGCGGGTGCGGTGTCCGGCGCACGCCAGGCGCTCGGCGCGCCCGAGCGCCACGCGTCGAACAGCGCGCGCACTGTGTGCTCGGTGATGAGCGCGAGCCGGCGGGGCAGGTGCAATTCGGCCAGCGCGCCGAGCCGGCCGAGCACGCCCGGCTCGACGTACACCGGATAGCTGCCGAGCGCGTGGCGGACGACGACCGCGCTCACCAGGTCACGTCGCCGGCGCCCGCGCGGTGGTTGGCGAGCCGTGCCAGGGTGAAGAGGAGATCGGAGAGGCGGTTGAGATAGACGATGTGCTGTTCCTGACCGGCGGCCGCGTGGGCGAGCCGCACGACGCCGCGCTCGGCGCGGCGACAGACGGTGCGCGCGAGATGCAATACTGCGGCCTTGGGCGTGCCGCCCGGCAGCACGAAGGCGCGGAGCGGCGGCAGCTCCGCGTCGGCCGCGTCGATGGCCTGCTCCAGCTCGGCGATGCGCGCGTCGGGGAGCACCGCTTTCGCGATGGCGCCGGCCACGCGCGCGGGGTCCGGGGTCGCGAGCTGGCCGCCGATGGCGAACAGGTCGCGCTGAATAGACTCGAGCAGCGCGTCGAACGACTCGGCCGGCGCGGTGGCGCGCGCCATGCCGAGCACCGAGTTGAGCTCGTCCACGTCGCCGTAGGCGGCGACGCGCGGATCGTCCTTGGGCACCCGGCCGCCGCCGAAGAGTCCGGTGTCGCCGGCGTCGCCGGTTCGGGTGTAGATCTTCATGCGTGAGGGTCGTGCATGGGCTTATATTTACCCGCCTCGCTACATATCGACCAGGACGCGCGGGGCGCACGCGCCAGCGAAGGAGCGGCAGTGACCGAGCGGGACGTACGGGACATCAGCATCATCGGCGGCGGGCCCACGGGGCTCTTCGCCGCGTTCTACGCGGGGATGCGCGGCGCGTCCGCCCGCATCGTCGATGCGCTCCCCGCGCTCGGCGGCCAGCTCATGGCGCTCTACCCGGAGAAGTACATCTTCGACGTCGCCGGATTTCCCAAGGTGCTCGCCAAGGATCTGGTGGCCGGCATGGCGGAGCAGGCGCTCCAGTTCGGCACGCCGGTGCACCTGAACGAAATCGTCACGGGGCTGAACCGCGTGGAGGAAAACGGCGGCCCCCCGCACTTCGCGCTCGAGACCAGCGACAACGTGTACTACTCGCGCACCATCGTGATCTGCGCCGGCATCGGCGCCTTCGAGCCGCGCAAGCTCGGCGTCGAGGGCGAGGAGCGGTTCGAGGAGAACGGCCTCTACTACAAGGTGCTCGACCCGCAGACCTTCGCCGGCCGGCGCGTGCTCATCGTGGGTGGCGGCGACTCGGCGTTCGACTGGGCCGTGAACCTGCAGGGCGTCGCCCGCTCGATCATGGTCATCCATCGCCGGGACGCCTTCCGCGCCCATCAGGCCACCGTGGACCAGGTCCACGAGCTCACCCGCGCGGGCCGCTGCGAGCTGCGCACCTTCTGGGAAGTGAAGGCGCTCCACGGTGAAGACCGGCTCGAGCGCGCCACCCTGGTCCAGAACAAGACCAGGGAAGAGGCCACGCTCGACGTCGACGCCATCATTCCGCTGCTCGGCTTTCACTCCGACCTCGGCGCCATCAAGGAATGGGGCCTCGACACCGAGAAGGCCGACATCAAGGTGGACCAGGTCATGTCGACGAACGTGCCGGGCATCTACGCCGCCGGCGACGTCACCAGCTATCCGGGCAAGCTCAAGCTCATCGCCACCGGCGCGGGCGAGGCGTGCATCGCGGTCAACAACGCGGTGCACTACATCAATCCCAAGGCCAAGGTGAACCCGGGCCATTCCTCCAACATGGCCATCTTCGGCCAGAAGGACGACTGAGCGGCAGCACGCGGGGACGCCGTGCGGCGCCGTGCCGTCAGCGGCGGCCTGCTTGAGCGCGGCCGCCCAGCGTGCGCGCAACGTCCACCACCGCCGCATCGATCTGCGCCAGCACCAGTGCATCCGGCAGCGCGTAGTGGTTCGCCATCACCGAGAAGGTGATCGTATGTCCGTCCGGCAGCTCCAGGTAACCCGAGAGCGTGCTCACCCGCGCGATGCTGCCGGTCTTCGCCACCACGTGGCCGGCCGCGGGCGTGCCGGCAAAGCGGGCCCGGAGCGAGCCGCGGCTTCCGGCGCGCGGCAGCGCCGCGGCGATGGTGCCGTAGCGCGGATGGTGCCGCATGTAGCGGAGAAGGCGTGTGAACGCGAGCGGCGAGATGAGGTTCGATTCCGCGAGCCCCGAACCGTCCACCAGGTCGAACTGCGTCGAATCGACGCCCACCGAATCGATCAGGAACCGCCGCTCGACCGCGATCCCCGCGTCCCATGACCCGCTGTGGCCGAACTGCCGGCCCAGTTGCTTCACCAGCATCTCCGCGAACCAGTTCTGGCTGCTGTTGAGGATCGGAAAGATCCAGTCGGCGAGCGGCCGCGACACGACCTCCGCGAGCGGCGGCGTGCCGCGCGCGGCGGCGTAGGTGGTGGAGTCCGTGGTCGAGCGCGTGCAGCCAAGCACCGCAATGCCCGCGTCGGCGAGTGCCGAACGGAGCGCGCGCGCCGTATAGAGGTTGGGGTCGGGCAGGGCAAAGTGCTCGACGCGGCCCGCCGCCGCCTCGGCCACCTGGCCCTGTGCGTAAACGTGGAGTGTGCCGGGCTCCCGGAAGAAATCGATCGTGGTGCCGGTGGCGCCCGCCACGGTGACGCTGCGGTTGCCGAGTGTGATGCCGGACCAGGGCGGCCCGTACGCGATCCGCGACGGCCCGCCCACCACCGCCCCCGGCGCCCACTCGATGTCGACGCTGTTGTCGTTGACACCGAGCCCCGAGACCGGGGCGGCATACCACCAGTTGAGATCGTAGCTGTCCCACGCCGGGTGGACGAGCAGCGGCTCGAACCAGCTCCCGTCGCCCACGAGGTTGCCGGCGATGGTGCGGACGCCATGCGCGCGCAACGTATCGGCGAGATGGCGGAGCGGCGCCTCCGGGTCGACGTCGCATGCCCCCGCGCGCAGCGTGTCGAGCCCGTAACAGCGGTGACTGAAGGTCGGATCGCCCCGGCCGTAGAGAATGAGGTCGCCCTGCAGCACGCCGCCCGCGAGCGGCCCTGTGGCGTAGAGGCTCGTGCGCACCGTCCAGGTGGGCGGCAAGAGCGCCGCCGCGACGCTGCTTACCACAAGCTTGAGCCCGCTTGCGGGCACGAAGAGGCGATCGGCGTTTCGGTTGTAAAGGAGGTGCCCGGTCTCGTCGACCACGGCCACACCCCACAGGACTCGGTTGAAAGGTGAGGAGTCCAGGCGCCTGTCGAGCGCGCGAGTGAGGTCGCTGCGCGCAGGGGCAGACGTGGCCTGCGCGTTGGCGGGCGTGGCAGCAAGGTAGGCGGTAGCGGCGGAAAGGGCGGTAAAGGCGGTAAGGACTCGGCGAGCGCTGCTCCTGACCGCCTGACCGCCCGTCCGCCAAACGCTACCGCCCCTACCGCCCACCTGACCCCCTTCAGTCATACTCCACTCTCGGATCAGCCGTGGCGTACAGCACGTCTGCCGCCAGATTCACCAGGACAAACACCAGACTCAAGAACAGGATGCTTCCTTGCACCGCCGGCAAATCCCTCTTCTCGATCGCCGTGAGCACGTAGCGGCCGACGCCCGGCCACGAGAAGATCGTCTCCGTCAGGATCGAGCCGGTGAGATAGCTGCCGAAGTCCAGGCCCAGCACGGTGAGGACCGGGAGCAACGCGTTGCGGAAGCCGTGGCCCAGCACGATTGCGATCTCGCCCAGTCCTTTCGCGCGGGCGGTTCGCACGAAGTCGCTCTGGAGCACCTCCTGCATGGCCGCGCGCGTCATGCGCGAGAGAAATGCAACCGAGCGCATCCCGAGGGTGAGCGCGGGCAGGACGAGATAGATGATGCCGCCGTACCCCGACGGGGGGAACCAGCGGAGGTTCACCGCGAACACCAGGATGAGCAGGAGTCCCACCCAGTACACCGGAAACGAAATGCCGAGATAGGCGCCGAGGGCGGTGAGCCGGTCGGCCCACCCGCCGGGGTGCCACGCGCTCCAGATGCCGATCGAGACGCCGGCGAGTACGGCGAAGAGCATCGCAGCGCCCGCGAGCCGGAGGGTCGCGGGGAACCGCTCGATGAGATCGCCCAGAATCGGGCGCCGGGTGATGTACGAGGTGCCGAGGTCGCCGCGGACCACGCCGCCCACGTAGTGCACGAACTGGAGCGGCACCGGATCGTCGAGGTGCAGCTCGGCGCGGAGGCGGGCGATAGTTTCGGCATCAGCGCGCTCGCCCACCATGGCCTGCACCGGATCGCCGGGTGCCACGTACAGCAGCACGAAGGTGACCACCAGCACGCCGAAGAGCGTCGGCACGAGCTGCACGAGCCTGAATGCGAGGTAGCGCATTACGGCGGGCGCCGCGTGGGGCGAGTAGCGACGGCCGGCGCCGTCACGCGCCGCACCTCGGTCCACCGCTGCCCCGTGTAGATGGCCGGGATGCGCCAGCCCTCGATATCGGGGCGCACGGCCCAGAGATCGACCGGAAACCAGAGGAAGATCCAGGGCGCCGCCGCGAATACGCGGGCGTCGATCTCGCGGGCGAGCGCCGCTTTCTTCGCCGAATCACCCGTGGCGCG
The sequence above is a segment of the Gemmatimonadales bacterium genome. Coding sequences within it:
- the aroB gene encoding 3-dehydroquinate synthase — translated: MSAVVVRHALGSYPVYVEPGVLGRLGALAELHLPRRLALITEHTVRALFDAWRSGAPSAWRAPDTAPALPVFAAELCVPAGEASKSRAAWAELSDAMLQRGLGRDSAVVALGGGVIGDLAGFVAATYLRGVPCMQAPTTLLAMVDASVGGKTGVDTPHGKNLIGAFHPPAAVVADPRTLLTLGAREFRAGLAEAVKHGLIADREYFEWIDRSAERIMARELGTLTELVRRSVEIKAAVVGEDEREAGRRAILNAGHTVAHGLEHASDYALPHGEAVALGLVAECRLAEALGIADDGLAQGVAALLARLELPVWLDPPLAPERVLAAMSADKKNRASVVRFALPTRLGAMHPGDAWTAAPPPELVAEAIGYIGLGRSR
- a CDS encoding cob(I)yrinic acid a,c-diamide adenosyltransferase — protein: MKIYTRTGDAGDTGLFGGGRVPKDDPRVAAYGDVDELNSVLGMARATAPAESFDALLESIQRDLFAIGGQLATPDPARVAGAIAKAVLPDARIAELEQAIDAADAELPPLRAFVLPGGTPKAAVLHLARTVCRRAERGVVRLAHAAAGQEQHIVYLNRLSDLLFTLARLANHRAGAGDVTW
- a CDS encoding NAD(P)/FAD-dependent oxidoreductase is translated as MTERDVRDISIIGGGPTGLFAAFYAGMRGASARIVDALPALGGQLMALYPEKYIFDVAGFPKVLAKDLVAGMAEQALQFGTPVHLNEIVTGLNRVEENGGPPHFALETSDNVYYSRTIVICAGIGAFEPRKLGVEGEERFEENGLYYKVLDPQTFAGRRVLIVGGGDSAFDWAVNLQGVARSIMVIHRRDAFRAHQATVDQVHELTRAGRCELRTFWEVKALHGEDRLERATLVQNKTREEATLDVDAIIPLLGFHSDLGAIKEWGLDTEKADIKVDQVMSTNVPGIYAAGDVTSYPGKLKLIATGAGEACIAVNNAVHYINPKAKVNPGHSSNMAIFGQKDD
- the dacB gene encoding D-alanyl-D-alanine carboxypeptidase/D-alanyl-D-alanine-endopeptidase; translation: MTEGGQVGGRGGSVWRTGGQAVRSSARRVLTAFTALSAATAYLAATPANAQATSAPARSDLTRALDRRLDSSPFNRVLWGVAVVDETGHLLYNRNADRLFVPASGLKLVVSSVAAALLPPTWTVRTSLYATGPLAGGVLQGDLILYGRGDPTFSHRCYGLDTLRAGACDVDPEAPLRHLADTLRAHGVRTIAGNLVGDGSWFEPLLVHPAWDSYDLNWWYAAPVSGLGVNDNSVDIEWAPGAVVGGPSRIAYGPPWSGITLGNRSVTVAGATGTTIDFFREPGTLHVYAQGQVAEAAAGRVEHFALPDPNLYTARALRSALADAGIAVLGCTRSTTDSTTYAAARGTPPLAEVVSRPLADWIFPILNSSQNWFAEMLVKQLGRQFGHSGSWDAGIAVERRFLIDSVGVDSTQFDLVDGSGLAESNLISPLAFTRLLRYMRHHPRYGTIAAALPRAGSRGSLRARFAGTPAAGHVVAKTGSIARVSTLSGYLELPDGHTITFSVMANHYALPDALVLAQIDAAVVDVARTLGGRAQAGRR
- a CDS encoding ABC transporter permease; this translates as MRYLAFRLVQLVPTLFGVLVVTFVLLYVAPGDPVQAMVGERADAETIARLRAELHLDDPVPLQFVHYVGGVVRGDLGTSYITRRPILGDLIERFPATLRLAGAAMLFAVLAGVSIGIWSAWHPGGWADRLTALGAYLGISFPVYWVGLLLILVFAVNLRWFPPSGYGGIIYLVLPALTLGMRSVAFLSRMTRAAMQEVLQSDFVRTARAKGLGEIAIVLGHGFRNALLPVLTVLGLDFGSYLTGSILTETIFSWPGVGRYVLTAIEKRDLPAVQGSILFLSLVFVLVNLAADVLYATADPRVEYD